Sequence from the Carassius auratus strain Wakin chromosome 32, ASM336829v1, whole genome shotgun sequence genome:
TAACAGCCCACACGTTTAGCGCCTACGCTAACACTCCTGATCCAATGCCTGGCCGTCCACTCTCCTCTGATACCTTCACATTTGCCCGGAGATCTGTGTTCCACTTTAATCACTGTTCAGCATCATTGTTAGTTTCTGTGAATGTTATTAGGtgatgctgttttcttttttttttttttcttttttttttgacaaatgtatTGTTTTGTCTTTAATTCTTTTATGGTGATGGGTGTTCCCAAAAGTCCTTTGAATAGCAGGGTCTTTGACTCAATATCTATGTTTATATCCACATAATTTTATGAAAATTTGGAATAATTTCATGAAAAAGAAACACCTTGGTTGAAAACATCAAGATGTGCAAACAAAATCTTCAGATGTGCATAAAGAAATTCAAATCCATTGGACCGATTAAAGGGGCTTGAATCGGCCTATCCTTTCAATTGGATtcaagttgtggcctagtggttagagagtttgactcctaactctaaggttgtgggttcgagtctctaaggtgcccttgagtaaggcactgaacccctaactgctccccgggtgccgcagcataaatgatgcacactgctctgtgtgtgtgttcacagtgtgtgtgtgtgtgtgtgtgtgtttgtactttggatggtttaaatgcagagcatgaattctgagtatgggtcaccatacttggctgtatgtcactttactTCACTTAATATACTTTGCACACATGCACATTGCTGTGATTCACATTTTTTACCCCTCACATCAGTCACTGGAGGATAGACTTGCCAAAAAAATTAGCTCTTCTGAAATAACTTAAAAACAACGCTGACACATGTTATCAAAAATGGCAATTATACTTATATTCATTCTAAATGATGAAAATGAGTGCAAAGAAGCATACAGTGTAGTCAGACAAAGCTGCACAAACCTTCCTTCTTCCTGCTCTTTCGTATTCTACTTTTTGGTGCCTCCAATCTAACTCCATCTCTTTCTCCCTCAACCCTTCGCAGGCCCTCAGTCTCCAGGGCGAATCCTGTCGGAGGAGCAGTTCTCCTGCTCCATCTGTCTGGAGGTCTTCGTCGAGCCCGTCTCCACTCCCTGTGGACACACTTTCTGTAAGGCCTGTCTGCAGGGCTTCTGGAATCACAGCAAGAAGTTCATGTGTCCCATGTGCAAGAAAACCTTCTCCAGAAAACCAGAGCTCAGCGTCAACTGTGTGCTGGCCGAGATCGCAGAGCAGTTCCAGGGTCTGTCCACGATGTCCTCGGTTCCTGAGTTTCCAAATTCCCCACAGAAAGAGGACGACTGCGGAGACTTTGCTAAAGCGGGAGAGGTGCCCTGCGACGCCTGCATCGGCCGGAAGATGAAGGCCATGAAGTCGTGTCTGAGCTGCCCGGGATCGTTCTGCGAAGCTCACCTGCGGCATCACAAGAGGGGCAAGGCAATGACCTCACACAGGCTGGTGGAGCCCATACACAATCTGGAGGACAAGATGTGCAAGACACACAAGCGCCTCCTGGACGCGTACTGCCGAAACGAACACGTGTGCGTGTGTAAGGAGTGCGCAGGGTCCTCGCATAAAGGCCACGATGTTGTCTCCACCGAACGAGAGTGGAAGAAGAAAACGGTGAGATTTTACCCTATGTTAGGTATGTTCTTTATGGTACTCAACGTAATTAGATTCAATACAACTCTTCAAAAGTCTATAAAAacgacaaaaacaaaaaaaatattagtattacATTGTAAAAACATGAGAACGTATGAtttataaaactgtatgttaaggTCAAAATTCTCATTTTTAACTAATTAGTAGCTAAAATTTTTGCCTAATCAAATTTTgctaattattgtttattaatagttagtaagctagttgttaagtttaagaTTAGTGGTGCATAAAATGGTCATGAATAGTATGtgtttataagtactaataaacaggcaATATGCATGCAATATGcatactaataaacaactagGAGAACTGGTccttaaactaaagtgttacaattatttattgtaGCTCACACTTTAGAGCATGTCAGCTGCAATACCAATGTGTTGGGAGTCCCTGGGAATGcattcatttaacaaaaataaataacattattcatTTAAGATGCATGAACATAAAAACTCTTTCATAGAGTAGTTAAGAAACAGACATACTAAAACACAGTAATGTGCAAAAGATAGAAATAGGTGACTTGACATAATACTTTAGCACAGCACTGTATCATAGTGTATGTTAACCAGTTCTTCAGACAACTCAAACATCAAAATAGGTCAAACTGACTCGCCATATAAGTACTCAAAtgtatttttggagcttgacaattCAAGAAATGTGACTTGTGGATCTTTTTGTTTGGTTCACAGAGTCTGCTGGGAAAGAAAAGGTCAGAACTGAAAAATCTGATCAAGGAGCGAGAAAAGAAACTGGAGGAGATCAAGCAGTCCATCAAAGTGCTCAAAGTGAGTCCATTTATACTGTGTGACGCTCCTTTTCTCGAAAGGCTGAGTGGTCTTTGATAATTTTTCTTTCATCAGTTCTATTATCATATACACATATTATTATgctttgtaattttaaattaagtttacatttctgccattaggatttttttttgctaaaaagcTACTTTTACAAGTCTTCAAACTTCAGATAATCAATCAAAAGTAACAAAATGCTTTTGACCTATATCTATTAATCTGTAACACATCACCAAATCATaatagatgataaaaaaaaaaaaaaaaaaaaaaaaaaaaaactattattgcaGCATGCAGCTATATTCATATCAGCAACACAGAAACAGTTAGTCACAAACTATTtgataataatcaataatcatgAATAGTAATAAGCTGTCATCAAAGTCTACATAACTAATTAAATATATGTCTTGAGCTCTGTCCCTGTAAGGATTCAGTTAACAGACTGTGGCTAGTTCATGGGTTTGAAAACCTGAAGATATTATAGAATTTCACAGATCTAGGCCTAAAGAGTTCaaggaaattaataaaatgttgagaGGGGAATCAAAAACTGGAAAAGTCCCAGTACAGACCCATGGTGAACGCCTTAGACTGTTGAGAATATCTGTTTACCTGTTGTTTCATCATCTGACAAAACCAGTTAGAGCACTTCAAATATTTGCCCAAGCTGTCACACCCCTCTTTACCTGAGAACATTAATGGTGAACAACACAAGCTATTCAGGATAAAAGGAAACAGAAAAGCCTTTTGTTTTTGGCTGGAGATAAATATATCACTCGAGTTAGAGGAAGTGTTTCTGTCTTAAAGTGGAATCAGAGCTGAAATGAGTGGCACGTATGACATCACTATTGACAAAGACCTCAAAAAATGTATCTGGGATATTTTATCCTTCCTGTGAGATCGGATTCGGGTTTGTATCAGTGACATGCAAGGTTAATGTGACAGGGTTTTGCCTTTTCAATAACTGTAAATAGATCACAGGGCCATCCTGAGTCACATTTAAGAGGATCCAATTACATGAGAAACAACTCATATTAGCCTCATTAATGCTCATGAATGCATTAACGATTACAGTAGTTACTGTATACAGAAATAAAGATGTCAGAACAGGTATAGATGTATTAGAATCAATAGTTCTTCAGTATAAGTTTCAGCGGTTCGACCGGTTTGTCCTGTCAAAACACTTGTGCTGAGATTCAGCATGGGTTTGTCACGAGCCTCTCTGGTCTCTGTCCTGGAACTGTTCTGTGCATTTTAACAACAGAGAAACCAAAAAAATCTGATCCATGTAAGCCTCAAAATCAGAGTTAACAACATGATCCTGCAAACATGACCTGACGCATGATAGCGGTGTTGTGAGATATTtcttacagtaaaataataaatacaaatagtaaATGTATTTGAGCTGTAAATTATTAATGTTCCATATTCCTAGTTTTTATGTAATAGAATGGGGATTCAATGCAAAggggaaaaatacaaatatgtaagaaggaaaataatattaatggaGCGTAATAGTCATACACAAGTGTAAATATGTGGAGAAAGGAGACAAAATAATACCTGATCAATCTTAAATACGGGTTCTTTGGTCAGCTGCTGTATGATGACACATGGCATCCTCTCTGTGTTCAGGACAGCAGTCAGAGAGAGGTGGAGGAGAGCTGGACGGTGTACGCGGAGCTGCAGCGGCTGCTGGAACAGTCTCAGGCCGAGCTGCTGGAGCTCATCTCCACGCGGCAGAAACAAGCGGAGCAGCAGGCCAAAGACCTGGCCATCAGCCTGGAGCACGAGCTCAACACCCTGAGGAAGAGGAGCAGCGAGCTGGACGCTCTCGCTCAGACACAGGACAGGGTGCTTTTTCTACAGGTCAGCATTCACTGCCATTCAAAgcttggttgttgttgttttgtttttgttttttgcagtctatgtgcatttaatttatttaatacacaattttcacaatttgagttgaattattgtattataataattatatacatttttgtttttcagtagtTTTTTGTTTATTGACTAGTAACAAACATCAGAATCACTTGATATTTTCAATtcaagaaaatattattgaacGTATCATTTGAAAGTATTTGAatgaataacctttttttttattaatttttttatttttatttttgcagcctctctgaaaaacacaaaaaaagtatatGACGTcccataaatatttatatatatatatatatatatatatatatatatatatatatatatatatgtgtgtgtgtgtgtgtgtgtgtgtgtgtgtgtgtgtgtgtgtgtgtgtgtgtgtgtgtgtgtgtgaagcttcCAGATTCTAGATTGACACAAAAGAGCTTTGTTGTTAAAAACCTCATATTTTTATTCCAGTTCCTGCCGTCTCTTCCTCCTCCACCGGAGCCGTCTGATTGGTCCTCTGTGTCCGTGAACACAGATCTGTATCTCAGCACCATCAGAAAGTCCGTCTGCTCTCTGGTGGACAAGTTCCAACACGAGGTCAAACGGCTTTATGGGAAAGGTGAAGAAGCAtgtctaggtttttttttttttttttacattcatttcaaaCTGCTGATTTACATGATCTGTGTAACCTTCATGGAgtgtttattttcctttcagaactCAGGAAGCTGCAAAACTATGCAAGTAAGAGGCATTCATACTTCCATTAGTAActaaacactgcaggactgtgtGCATCATTTCCATGCTTCAATCTTTTTCAGCTGAATACATATTTTATCACATAGATTAAGATATGAAAGACACAAAGTTATTTTTTAGATGAATTCAAGTCCAAGCTCAATCTGTTCCTCTAGAGGGCAGGCTTGAGTTCACTGCCACTGCATGGTCAAGTATTACACTGATTAATGACAAAAGCATAGAAGTAACTGTCCTAATTAAGTGATTGTAATTGTAACTGTACCTCACTTCTATGCTTCACTATTATTTTAAGGAATATGCATCTGCAAAAGAGAATATGAGACTTGaattgttaaaataattgtttgaaatgtttcatAATCATAATACTTGCTGGGATAAATCATACCGGGAGGTATGCTAAAATTGTTGGACGTGGCACTCTACCTAGAAAATTTTCCACCATCCATCACtgcctttaatgttaataaaactacaaaacacaaagagaaatatcactcactgctcttgactgatgaATTGTAATGCAGTTGCTTTAATGAGAATCAGTGTCAAATACAGTGTTGAAGCAGTGCACAGCCAAACCACCCCAACAACTACTACATAATTATAAAACTACCTAGAAACCACATAACA
This genomic interval carries:
- the btr12 gene encoding E3 ubiquitin-protein ligase TRIM39 — translated: MQCPQSPGRILSEEQFSCSICLEVFVEPVSTPCGHTFCKACLQGFWNHSKKFMCPMCKKTFSRKPELSVNCVLAEIAEQFQGLSTMSSVPEFPNSPQKEDDCGDFAKAGEVPCDACIGRKMKAMKSCLSCPGSFCEAHLRHHKRGKAMTSHRLVEPIHNLEDKMCKTHKRLLDAYCRNEHVCVCKECAGSSHKGHDVVSTEREWKKKTSLLGKKRSELKNLIKEREKKLEEIKQSIKVLKDSSQREVEESWTVYAELQRLLEQSQAELLELISTRQKQAEQQAKDLAISLEHELNTLRKRSSELDALAQTQDRVLFLQFLPSLPPPPEPSDWSSVSVNTDLYLSTIRKSVCSLVDKFQHEVKRLYGKELRKLQNYASEVILDPATAQRDLCLSEDGRQVRYDEQRKSSTHSDTPRRFSPALFVLAREGLSSGRHYWEVDVGHKTAWTVGVARGSARRKGEIRLSPEGGFWCLWLKSGEVKALSGNRVPLHLSTLPQKLGIFLDYEAGQVSFYDVKTCSHLYTFTDAFTESVYPIFSPCINQDGRNPGALVITAVKHS